A single window of Malus sylvestris chromosome 5, drMalSylv7.2, whole genome shotgun sequence DNA harbors:
- the LOC126621672 gene encoding glutathione hydrolase 2-like, translating into MRNAQQNSMLLLANPLPSLLFTIVLVFLSSLDAMSGSAKSRREVISVRHAAIATDDLQCSRIGIDVLREGGNVVDASVVAVLCLGVVNPTSSGLGGRAFMLIRLASGETRAFDMRETTPLLASENMYAGNETLKGKGAISIAIPGELASLHEAWKQHGRLPWERLVKPTERLARLGFKISPYLHMQMVKMKSGILADEGLHHLFTLNGSLLKTLETCCNMKLAETLSQISKFGPIAFYNASIGSKLVRDIQKLRGILTMKDLQNYKVKLRKPVSADTLGLKILTMPPPSGGHPMIPVSKSLFLI; encoded by the exons ATGAGGAACGCTCAACAGAATTCTATGCTTTTGCTTGCAAATCCGTTACCGTCGTTGTTGTTCACCATTGTACTTGTATTCCTTTCAAGCCTTGATGCTATGAGTGGTTCCGCCAAAAGTAGGCGAGAGGTAATTTCAGTGCGCCATGCTGCTATTGCCACTGATGATCTCCAATGTTCTAGAATTGGGATAGATGTTCTTCGTGAAGGTGGCAATGTCGTTGATGCATCAGTAGTTGCTGTTCTTTGCTTAGGGGTTGTGAATCCAACATCAAGTGGGCTTGGAGGCAGAGCCTTCATGCTTATAAGGCTAGCCAGTGGGGAAACACGTGCCTTTGATATGAGAGAAACTACACCCTTACTTGCTTCCGAG AATATGTATGCTGGCAATGAAACTCTGAAAGGTAAAGGCGCTATCTCTATAGCAATTCCAGGGGAACTGGCAAGTCTTCATGAAGCTTGGAAACAACATGGAAGGCTTCCGTGGGAAAGACTTGTAAAACCTACTGAGCGTCTTGCACGTTTAGGATTTAAGATTTCACCATACCTCCACATGCAAATGGTCAAGATGAAATCAGGAATCTTGGCAGACGAGGGACTTCATCATCTATTTACATTAAACGGGAGTCTTTTGAAGACACTTGAGACATGCTGTAACATGAAACTGGCAGAGACACTCAGTCAAATTTCGAAGTTTGGTCCCATAGCCTTCTATAATGCATCGATTGGATCGAAATTGGTCAGAGATATTCAAAAGCTTAGAGGAATACTAACAATGAAGGATTTGCAAAATTATAAAGTTAAGCTTAGGAAGCCTGTATCTGCTGACACATTAGGGCTTAAAATATTGActatgcctcctccttctggagGTCATCCGATGATACCTGTGAGTAAATCTTTGTTCTTAATCTAG